One Moorella sp. E308F genomic region harbors:
- the ftsW gene encoding putative lipid II flippase FtsW — MRRRAGPVDFWILLPCVLLLGIGIIMVFSASALTSSYNYGDPYYFLKRQLAWAAIGLSGLFFTMQLDYIYLRRLAAPFLGLAVILLVLVLIIGTASRGSARWLGVGSLSFQPSETIKLAMVIFLASSLAQNRQRLHSLVQGIGPYLALMAMVCLLILAQPDLGTAVAVAGTTYFMLMVGGADKRYLALLAVLGVAAVALAIIIAPYRMARFTAFLNPWADPRGNGWQTIQSLLAIGSGGLFGTGLGQGRQKLYYLPENHTDFIFAILSEELGFIGAALVVILFLILVWRGFHTAFKAPDAFGSLLAAGLTIMLALQALINMGVVTGMLPVTGITLPLVSYGGSSLIFTLLGVGILLNISRYARH; from the coding sequence ATGCGCCGCAGGGCGGGGCCCGTTGATTTCTGGATCTTACTGCCATGTGTGCTCCTGCTCGGGATAGGGATTATCATGGTTTTTAGCGCCAGCGCCCTTACTTCCTCCTACAACTATGGCGACCCCTACTACTTTTTAAAACGCCAGCTGGCCTGGGCGGCTATAGGCCTGAGCGGGCTTTTTTTTACCATGCAGCTTGATTATATCTATTTGCGCCGCCTGGCAGCTCCTTTCCTGGGGTTGGCCGTTATCCTTCTGGTGCTGGTCCTGATTATCGGCACCGCTTCCCGGGGTTCGGCCCGTTGGCTGGGGGTGGGCTCCTTAAGTTTCCAGCCTTCGGAAACTATAAAACTGGCCATGGTCATCTTCCTGGCAAGCAGCCTGGCCCAGAACCGCCAGCGTCTCCATTCCCTGGTGCAAGGGATAGGACCTTATCTCGCCCTGATGGCCATGGTGTGTCTCCTTATCCTGGCCCAGCCCGACCTTGGCACAGCTGTGGCCGTGGCCGGGACCACCTACTTCATGCTCATGGTAGGGGGGGCGGATAAACGTTACCTGGCCCTGCTGGCGGTCCTGGGGGTGGCGGCGGTGGCCCTGGCCATTATCATTGCCCCCTACCGTATGGCCCGTTTTACCGCCTTTCTAAACCCCTGGGCCGACCCCCGCGGGAATGGCTGGCAGACGATCCAGTCCCTGCTGGCAATTGGCTCCGGCGGCCTCTTCGGTACCGGTCTGGGCCAGGGGCGGCAGAAGCTGTATTACCTTCCGGAAAACCACACGGACTTTATCTTCGCCATTTTAAGCGAAGAGCTGGGGTTTATCGGCGCCGCCCTGGTGGTAATCCTCTTTTTAATCCTGGTCTGGCGAGGGTTCCATACCGCTTTTAAAGCTCCCGATGCCTTTGGGAGCCTCCTGGCCGCCGGCCTGACCATAATGCTGGCCCTCCAGGCCCTGATCAATATGGGGGTGGTCACGGGGATGCTGCCGGTGACGGGCATCACCTTGCCCCTGGTGAGCTACGGGGGTTCTTCCCTGATTTTTACCTTGCT
- the mraY gene encoding phospho-N-acetylmuramoyl-pentapeptide-transferase: protein MAEALKALGLAAGITIILGPAVIAILKRLKAGQTVRDDGPRRHLAKTGTPTMGGILFLTGLTAASLVMAPVSPLMLSALILTWGYALIGLADDGLKVVCHRPLGLYARQKLGGQVFLGLVAGVVAMLWLGRGSALQVPLTGLTLDLGWSYPLLAALLMVATTNAVNLTDGLDGLAAGITLWVALAYGLIALAAGQREMAIFAAALAGGCLGFLAYNFHPAKVFMGDTGSLALGAAIGFLAIMTRTELVLPVLGGVYVIEALSVILQVASFRLTGRRLFRMSPLHHHFELAGWPETRVVLFFWVLAIVLAAAGLYVLTI, encoded by the coding sequence ATGGCTGAGGCTTTAAAAGCCCTGGGCCTGGCGGCGGGGATTACCATAATCCTGGGGCCAGCGGTAATTGCTATTTTAAAACGTCTGAAGGCCGGGCAGACTGTTCGCGATGACGGCCCTCGCCGCCACCTGGCCAAAACCGGTACCCCGACCATGGGTGGCATCTTATTTTTAACCGGCTTGACCGCCGCTTCCCTGGTAATGGCCCCGGTTTCACCGTTAATGTTATCGGCTCTCATTCTAACCTGGGGTTATGCTTTGATTGGCCTTGCTGACGATGGCTTGAAGGTAGTTTGCCACCGCCCTTTAGGCCTTTATGCCCGCCAGAAGCTGGGCGGCCAGGTGTTCCTGGGCCTGGTAGCCGGCGTGGTGGCCATGCTCTGGCTGGGCCGGGGCAGCGCCCTCCAGGTGCCTTTAACCGGTTTAACCCTGGACCTGGGCTGGTCTTACCCGCTGCTGGCGGCCTTGCTCATGGTGGCTACAACTAACGCCGTTAACCTGACGGATGGGCTGGACGGCCTGGCGGCCGGCATTACCCTGTGGGTGGCCCTGGCCTATGGCCTTATAGCCCTGGCTGCCGGGCAGCGGGAGATGGCAATATTTGCTGCCGCCCTGGCGGGAGGATGTCTGGGTTTTTTAGCGTATAATTTCCATCCGGCGAAAGTTTTTATGGGTGATACCGGTTCCCTGGCCCTGGGGGCGGCCATCGGTTTCCTGGCCATCATGACCCGGACGGAACTGGTATTGCCGGTCCTGGGCGGGGTTTACGTTATCGAAGCCCTTTCGGTGATCCTCCAGGTAGCTTCCTTTCGCCTTACCGGCCGGCGCCTCTTTCGCATGAGCCCCCTGCACCATCACTTTGAACTGGCCGGCTGGCCGGAAACGAGAGTAGTGCTTTTTTTCTGGGTCCTGGCCATAGTTCTGGCTGCAGCCGGGCTTTATGTTTTAACTATTTAA
- the murD gene encoding UDP-N-acetylmuramoyl-L-alanine--D-glutamate ligase: protein MSWQGKKVLVVGLGKSGRAAAAELARLGARVTACDHKLLEGEELDALSRAGVELILGRYPEVALLQPHLVVTSPGVPSWEPPLAGARQLGIPIWSELELAYRLLPPGVKIAAVTGTNGKTTTTALCGQILQDAGLPVVVRGNIGIPLVKEIKEIAPGGYVVCEVSSFQLETVASFRPRVAVILNITPDHLDRHGDLAGYIAAKARLMAFQEAGDFAVLNYDDPLTRDLADKTKARVLFFSRRQQPEPGAFLKDDVIYANLGHGEIRLCHRAELSLKGAHNLENCLAASLVALALGVKPEQLIATLKTFPGVPHRLERIAEVDGVLYINDSKGTNPEATMKAIEAYPNPLVLIAGGRNKGSDFTLLAQKMAGRVKYLVLVGEAACDLEQAARRAGIEHIYRASDFKDAVLKAARQASPGDIVMLSPACASWDMFKNYEERGDLFKSIVRELAENSYGGGNHHAPQGGAR, encoded by the coding sequence ATGTCCTGGCAGGGCAAGAAAGTACTGGTAGTAGGCCTGGGTAAAAGCGGCCGGGCGGCAGCAGCCGAATTGGCCCGCCTGGGCGCCAGGGTTACGGCCTGTGATCACAAATTGCTGGAGGGGGAAGAATTAGATGCTTTAAGCAGGGCCGGGGTGGAGCTTATCTTAGGCCGCTACCCGGAAGTAGCTTTGCTGCAACCCCACCTGGTGGTAACCAGTCCCGGTGTACCTTCCTGGGAACCGCCCCTGGCTGGGGCGCGGCAGCTGGGGATTCCCATATGGAGTGAACTGGAGCTGGCCTACCGCCTCCTGCCGCCGGGGGTAAAGATAGCAGCCGTTACCGGGACCAACGGCAAGACAACTACCACCGCCCTGTGCGGGCAGATCCTCCAGGATGCCGGCCTGCCGGTGGTAGTAAGGGGCAATATCGGCATTCCCCTGGTAAAGGAAATAAAGGAGATAGCTCCGGGAGGCTATGTCGTTTGCGAGGTCAGCAGCTTCCAGCTGGAGACCGTAGCCTCTTTCCGCCCGCGGGTGGCGGTGATTTTGAATATTACCCCGGACCACCTGGACCGCCATGGCGATTTAGCCGGCTATATAGCCGCCAAAGCTCGCCTCATGGCCTTCCAGGAGGCGGGAGATTTTGCCGTTTTAAATTACGATGATCCCTTAACCCGCGATCTGGCTGATAAGACGAAAGCCCGGGTATTATTTTTCAGCCGCCGGCAGCAGCCGGAGCCGGGTGCCTTTCTTAAAGACGATGTAATCTACGCCAACCTCGGGCACGGGGAAATCAGGTTGTGCCACCGGGCAGAGCTTTCTTTAAAAGGCGCCCATAACCTCGAAAACTGCCTGGCAGCTTCCCTGGTTGCCCTGGCTCTGGGGGTAAAGCCGGAACAGTTAATAGCCACTCTAAAAACCTTCCCCGGTGTTCCCCACCGCCTGGAACGGATAGCCGAAGTGGACGGTGTCCTCTATATTAATGACTCTAAAGGGACGAACCCCGAGGCGACCATGAAGGCTATTGAGGCCTATCCCAACCCCCTGGTCCTTATTGCCGGGGGGAGGAATAAAGGCAGTGACTTTACTCTGCTGGCTCAGAAAATGGCCGGCCGGGTCAAGTACCTGGTCCTGGTGGGCGAAGCGGCTTGCGACCTGGAGCAGGCTGCCAGGAGGGCGGGGATTGAGCATATCTACCGGGCCTCTGATTTTAAAGATGCCGTCCTTAAGGCAGCCCGACAGGCCTCCCCAGGGGACATCGTCATGCTCTCGCCGGCCTGCGCCAGCTGGGATATGTTTAAAAACTACGAAGAACGGGGCGACCTGTTCAAAAGTATAGTACGTGAACTGGCGGAAAACAGCTACGGAGGAGGTAACCATCATGCGCCGCAGGGCGGGGCCCGTTGA